A window of the Planococcus citri chromosome 4, ihPlaCitr1.1, whole genome shotgun sequence genome harbors these coding sequences:
- the LOC135843318 gene encoding enhancer of split mgamma protein-like isoform X1: protein MLRYHSNNRNVYLNNDHHLSSISRTARYKKFTKPLLERKRRARMNRCVDELKLLFGSLETEGENINKLEKADVLEMTVRYIKRISTMKDPIQEAHRFHAGFSECASEACKFLCSLPNLNSTVSSRLVEHLKQCLANPRPLETNFLTCATKLESTATRPERPNSADSASPSPSPSPPTKPNRNSRSSPVSPVLAVFKSYRYEDELGRNAHASRSVDEQKNNSMWRPW, encoded by the exons ATGTTACGTTATCATTCGAATAATCGCAACGTCTACCTCAACAATGATCACCATTTGTCGTCAATTTCACGCACTGCACGATACAAAAAG TTTACAAAACCCTTACTGGAACGCAAAAGGAGAGCTAGAATGAATCGATGTGTAGACGAGCTTAAACTGCTGTTTGGAAGCCTCGAG ACAGAAGGAGAAAACataaataaattggaaaaagcTGACGTCTTGGAAATGACAGTCAGATACATCAAACGTATTTCTACGATGAAAGACCCGATTCAAGAAGCTCACAGATTTcac GCTGGTTTCAGCGAATGTGCGAGCGAAGCGTGCAAATTTCTATGCTCTCTGCCCAATTTGAATTCGACAGTAAGCAGCCGACTCGTAGAACACCTGAAACAATGCCTCGCCAACCCACGACCACTCGAAACGAATTTTCTAACATGTGCGACCAAATTGGAATCGACTGCGACTCGGCCAGAAAGACCCAATTCTGCTGACAGtgcatcgccatcgccatcgccatcgccaccaACCAAACCGAATCGCAACTCGAGATCATCGCCTGTATCGCCTGTATTGGCTGTATTCAAATCTTACAGGTACGAAGATGAGCTCGGTCGAAATGCACACGCTAGTCGTTCGGTAGACgagcaaaaaaataactccatgTGGAGGCCGTGGTGA
- the LOC135843318 gene encoding enhancer of split mgamma protein-like isoform X2 has translation MLRYHSNNRNVYLNNDHHLSSISRTARYKKTEGENINKLEKADVLEMTVRYIKRISTMKDPIQEAHRFHAGFSECASEACKFLCSLPNLNSTVSSRLVEHLKQCLANPRPLETNFLTCATKLESTATRPERPNSADSASPSPSPSPPTKPNRNSRSSPVSPVLAVFKSYRYEDELGRNAHASRSVDEQKNNSMWRPW, from the exons ATGTTACGTTATCATTCGAATAATCGCAACGTCTACCTCAACAATGATCACCATTTGTCGTCAATTTCACGCACTGCACGATACAAAAAG ACAGAAGGAGAAAACataaataaattggaaaaagcTGACGTCTTGGAAATGACAGTCAGATACATCAAACGTATTTCTACGATGAAAGACCCGATTCAAGAAGCTCACAGATTTcac GCTGGTTTCAGCGAATGTGCGAGCGAAGCGTGCAAATTTCTATGCTCTCTGCCCAATTTGAATTCGACAGTAAGCAGCCGACTCGTAGAACACCTGAAACAATGCCTCGCCAACCCACGACCACTCGAAACGAATTTTCTAACATGTGCGACCAAATTGGAATCGACTGCGACTCGGCCAGAAAGACCCAATTCTGCTGACAGtgcatcgccatcgccatcgccatcgccaccaACCAAACCGAATCGCAACTCGAGATCATCGCCTGTATCGCCTGTATTGGCTGTATTCAAATCTTACAGGTACGAAGATGAGCTCGGTCGAAATGCACACGCTAGTCGTTCGGTAGACgagcaaaaaaataactccatgTGGAGGCCGTGGTGA